TGGAAAAGATTTTACTGAATGGAATTAAAATTGAAGTAACCGGCACCGCGCTCGCCGCTCGCGCCGCCCGACCGGGCCCGTCCTGCTGCGTCACAATACGCATCCCAAAATCTTCTCTCCGTATCAGAAATACTCCTTGAGAACACTTTATGCCTTACTAGGTCaagtatatatattattataattaaatcaacCACAATGCTTTCTGGACTTCATGAATATGTTTTATTGATTgactcatttttttttggtttataaAAGACCCACACGTTTGTGGACGTGTAGTTAACGTGCTTGTCAAGATTGAATGCAACATGACACTTACCAATGAAcaagaaaaatatcaataagCCAAGTTCCCTCATCGAAGCCTTCAGCGTGCGTCCGAGAATTTGTAAGCCTTTGGAGTGTCGTGATAGTTTGAAGATACGGAACACGCGCACGAGACGGATGACCCGGAGTATAGCAAGACTCATAGCTTGGTTGGTCGACTTGTCTTGCGGAGATACCGGAGCGCGTGGCAGGTTCAGAGTATCTTCCTCCTCAGCAACGACTGTCGCCAAGGTGATGAAGTACGGTATGATGGCTATTATGTCTATTATGTTCATCACATCTCTAAAGAAATTGAACTTGTTTGGACACGCCAGAAACCGGACGATTAACTCGAATGTAAACCATATTATACAGAGGGTCTCTATCAAGAAGAACGGGTCAGTGATGTCTGGTACTTCGTCTTCCTCGATCTTAGTGCCGTTGGTAGTGGTATTGAAGACCTTGTAATGCTTGAACTCAGGCAGTGTTTCCAGGCAGAAGATTACAATGGACAGCAAGATGACAAATACTGAGATAATTGCCACAACACGAGCGGCCTGGGAGCTTTCAGGGTATTCGAAAAGCAGCCAGATCTTGCGCTGGCGCTCGTTGGAGGGAAGGGGTTTTTCTTCCTCTTTGATGAAGCCCTCATCCTCACTGAAAGGATTTAAATAGGTTACAATAAATAAGAGCAACATGTAGAGGCGTTGGGCGTGCATGTGCTAGGGGCACTCACCGGAATTTGTTGGTGGCTTGCTCTCCAAGTTCGTAGAATTTAATCTCCTCGGAGAACACGTCTAGAGGAACGTTTACTGGGCGCCGCAGGCGGCCGCCGCTTTGGTAGTAATACAGGATTGCGTCGAACGAGGGGCGGTTCCGGTCGAAAAAGTATTCGTTCCTGTTAACAAATGATGAGAATGTCATAAAATGTACCAAAACTTTGAAGATGGTGATTGAAGACCAGATTTAGTCGAAAACGTGTCTAAAacatgaaattataattttacttgaAGCAAAGATTACAGCAGTTGACTTGCGAGTTATCTGTCAGATTCATCACTGCGCGGAATCCGACTTCAGATAGTTTCAGGGAAACTTTTAACTGCGAGCATCTTCGGCTTTAGGCCTTatttaaagtttataaaaagGATTTATATTAAtagattattaaaatgaaactgaCCTCAAGGGATCGAAGTAGCGTATTCTCCGGGCTGGATCCCCTAGAAGAGTTTCCGGGAATTGATTGAGTGTACGTAGTTGGGTCTCGAACTTCAGGCCACTTATCTacgaagaaagaaaaagaaaatgttactattatgttttattcattACGTGGCTCCCAAGAATATTGAGTAGAATAGggtacctagatataataatatttttttaatcaaaaggTTCTATTGTGTGAAAGGAATTTATATCTATTTgatgaatatattattttatttaactattgACACATGTTTATGCTACGTCAACGTGTGTATATACCAAAATATATGCGTTTAAAAATATACCACAACCTACTAAGTAAGTATACGAGCACTATTCAAATTTACCAAATCCAACTCTTTTATTTGCTAGAGAGCCAAGAAAAAATTGATAAGTTTATTAACTTCCATCAATCGTTCACAAACTCGAGTCGTGGAGCAACAACAGAGCTGATTGCTCATAGAAACATGGGATATAAACAACACGCCCAACATGTCAAAACCCTTAACGTTCTCGCAGTGTGTTCAAACAGTCTTACGCAACGGTAGGAGCGTCCACTCTAAAATTGTAACACCCTTGAACTTTTTATTTGTGTCTACCACGTGTTAAGCGGACCGGTGGCTTCTAGTGTCgcttcaactttttgacaaaacaCATGTGTACGAACGATTACTGCTTCACCTACATAATCTATTGATTTAAAccaccaaataaatatttgatttattcaACAACTATTTTAGAAATGGCAACGTTATTGAATTATTCTGGAGGCAACACATTTGAATACGTTTTGACCTTTCACATGACTCCGGTTAGTGCATTTACTTGTAACTGTCGTTTGCGTGACACGTTCAGATTCCATTAGACGGAATAAATCCGTTTTGGTATCAGGGTCAAGAGCTGGAGGTGTTAAAACCAATAATGTTCGGTGTTGGAAATAGAACTGTCGCCTAAACCTAGTTTTATGTGTGGAGAGTTGAGACACGGTTAATTACCAACACATCAAGATAACTTTGGTATACGTACTAAAGTTGTTGGTATAGTTACAATACAGCGAGTACTGGTTAATTATTGACTAGTACAAAAGCAGTTAGAGATGCAGTCTATATGAAAATAAGAGGGTTGGCATTAAAATGCACTTCTTTAAAACCCATGGGCAAAATTGGATTAAttcacttacggccagttttttcatcaaaagttaaagttaaagtaatgtctaaagttaaagtaacggtcaaatttgttttttcaaggctaaagtgacagcaaaattcatagaaaaattgaatttaaccgttactttaactttagacatttctttgacttttactttggctttaacttttgatgaagaaactggctgttagaagCGCATTTTGTGAGCAGTATTTTTGGCGCAGACAGAATCGACCGGGCGATGCCTTAACCTCCAACACAAAAAGACAGACAGCTCGAAGCGCAGCGCaatcaaatatttaaagaacTATTTTAATCTCAGACACAATATTACAATCAGTTGATACTAAAACTGCATTTAACTCGGTTCAATATGTTTTGGAACAGTGAGATTGACTCGCTGATTTCggtataatttaaataacttaattgaTGGATGGACATTGACAGCTAAAGTAGCAAAATATGCTATTTTTGTAatactgatatttttattattaaagtgtcaaccaaaactaaaaaaatatgataactgAAATTCGAAGTCAAAGCGcacactaaaaatatattatgtctaCCTAacgtgtaattattattttatattgtagaGTGTATTGTATTACTGCGagtagaagtcgtggtggcctagtgggtaaaggacctacctctcaagtatgagggcgcgggttcgatcccaggtcgggcaagtaccaatgcaacttttctaagtttgtatgtactttctaagtatatcttagacacccattgactgtgtttcggatggcacgttaaactgtaggtcccggctgtcattgaacatccttggcagtcgttacgggtagtcagaagccagtaagtctgacaccagtctatccaaggggtatcgggttgcccgggtaactgggttgaggaggtcagataggcagtcgcttcttgtaaagcactggtactcagctgaatccggttagactggaagccgaccccaacatagttgggaaaaggctcggaggatgatgatgattgtattACTGCGAGTAGTGTAGGTagtcattattatatttgtcCGTACCATACTTGTGTTCAACAACCCATAATTTGAGGATAATCTGAAAATCTTATTCCATACCAACATAATTACAGAAACTTTCTGTAAATGATTATTTTCTTGATTCAGGTTTTCGCTTTTGTAAACCACGGAATAATTCGAATACTTTAAAAAAGTaagacataggtacctacatatctaACCACAAAATCTCCacaaaatgtgtaaaatatctacttaggtacataaatacaatatttatatagCATTGAGTTTCTTGAATACAGTGATCGATTTTGAGGCGAGATGTGTGTTTATATCTATTTCTAGCCATACAAAGTTTGTATACAACGGTGCAAACATGATGAACTTAGAGAGTTACAAGGTGAGAGCACTTTTCAAGGCGATCGACTGTTCACGCAAGTCGATCGAAAAGCAACAGGTGTCAGAAATATTAtgcttttatgaaaatataactACACATACAGTGACTCAAATATGAAgtgaaaaacatatttatctACTGATTGTAACGGTCGTATTACTTCGATTGGTTTATTGATCCCAGTTTGTTATTTTCTTCGATTACAAAGTAGCTTTTATTGAATTCCATGTTATATATAAAAAACGCAATGTTCACTATTTTAAAAACAGTTATTCGCGTAGATACTGAGTTGAATTTGGTACAGTGAACCTACAATTTCCTAACATGGCGATATAGGTATTACATGTATTTGTGCGTAATGCAAAGCATGTCAACACGTTAAACCTAGACAAGATACGGGTACTAGGTATTGCTCATAGCACGTGGAGTGGTGGCTCGGTAATGGTCTTGTTAgcgataaaaataaacttaacggCAACGTCCCAGTAAATACTTACAATATTGCCGTGTTAACATAtgcttttgaaaatggaagGTATGGAAATAAAcgcaaatgtaataaataatgtcgaaTGTGTATTTTATGTTGATCCGATCGCAACATAAAAAATTTAGTCATCATGCCCGGAAACTGTGGTTTACCGTTGCCGTGTCTACACACACTGAACTTGTGCGACACACGGAACGACCAAGCGACTTTATGACTGTTGTCCTTTTTGTACTGAATGTACTCAATgtaggtaaaataatattttataagcaaAAATTATAAGCCcggtttatttattaagtatgcGATATGAAGTGTGTGAAACCCCTATTCCGGTCGAAAGCGGCACACTGGGCGACGTATCGCGCCGACGGCGACGGCTTCAGGAATAGCAGACGACCGCCGCCGCGGCCGGTGGACGACGGGCCGACCGCGCGCCCGCACAAATTAATCAAATCAATATTTACAAGCAAACGCGTACATTCACTTTCCGCGGACGCAAAGTTTCACACAGTAATTCTTTCGGCGCGGATGTACCACCACGGCTGGCAATGGGCGTatccaaaaatacattttattgtgtGTTCCCCAAGGGCGGCGCGAGTTGTACGTCGTACTGCAGCGAGCTTTTATGaagagattttaattaattttccgtCGTAAATGCAAACCGCGAATGGTTCCAGGTTTTAAGGTTGGATTTCTTTTTATAAGCTGCGGGATACGCGTTTGCGAAATACCGTGTCGCATGCGCTTCGGTTACAGAAGTGTCCGCACGTCTACGTAGAGCTTCGGGAAGCAATGTGTCATACCGTCGGGCAATGACCTAATAATTATATTGTCAgcttttacattaattaaattaaattaatagaatATGTTTCGCTCAATGAATGCAGCGCTCAGCCAGCATTCGGTTCGCAAAACATCAATGGTCTGCACAATAACACAGTCATAGTTTTATGACATCGAAACCCATTTCACATATTCTTGGAACGCCAATTACTAAAATAGCATTCATTAATAACTATCGCCATCAGTCGCAGCTCGCTTCACAGAATCGTTTCGAGCCTCTACAATTTTGCAACAGAGTGCACTAAACGGAAATTGGAATGTAAACCTAAAGGCAATAAGTCACGGACTGAAAATTTTCTATAAGCGTTAGTGCGGCAGTTAACTCCCACACGCGTGCAGTTACGTGCTGCACTCACATCAGCGATTTGTCAAAACCGTGTAATGTGACTGCCCGCGTTTACTATTATTGCTCACCGCGCGCGACTAATTAAAGGATGAGGCAATCCCACAACCGCTGAAATGATCCTTGAGATCGTACCTATGTACTAGCTACTATAAGTTATAACCGTGTCCAATTAATTAGCtatattactatatttttttaaatatcgttagtctaaaataaaattatgattacCGATTTAATAGCACAACTTTAGTTTTGACGTAACACAGGAATAGTAAAGTATTAACAGCCCATTTAACGCTGACGAAACTGCCGACGTTGAGCACCTTTTTGCTTTGAACGAGCTTCACAAAGTTCAAAGCGATATTTACTAACAAGGCAGTGAAATCGTGATATATCAACAGGTAGGCATAATCACGAGTCGTTGACCAATGGCCAGTGAGAAAATGAGTGTGGATTGACACGCGACCGACTGAGCGTTATGGAGAAAATCGATAGCGAGCGACGCAACTAAACCAAAAACTAGTAAGTcaaaatgtaatgttatttatttccatTACATTTCTGTAAGTATTACGTTGTAATTCAAACAATTGTTTCTTAGATACTAAAGTATTGCGTGAATATCATAATGTTTTCACAATTCACAATTGCCAAAAGATTTTACTGCCGTATCAAAGAATCGCTGAGCGAACCAATTCGAAAGTGTTGCTCTATTAGTCAGCTGTGGTAATTCACTAGAAAAACGTGCgatttaaaaatagttatttcgATTAAATACTGGTCGTAACCCTGACATGTTGTAAACTATTCAATCGGGGTTCATTCGAAAGATTAATGGTTCTAACATTATTGGAGAATCCAATTAACTGCAACGTGTACTGGGGTTTAATCcagttttctttacaaaacaCGATTCTGTAGCGATGGGAGCTAATGGAGTTTGTATTTTAGAGATAGTGAATTATATTGAAATGcgaaactacatatgttggtatCTGTTACATATTTTGACATAGTGAGACGAATGATTGACTGAGTATCTTCATGCGTGACGGGACGATACGACCCAATTCTGTTTGCATCTCAGCTttcaagtttaaaatatttgatttgtatAGTTTATTGTTGACGATTtgtttcctaactatgttggggtcgacttccagatTATACGTCGACGACCTACAGATATACACACTATTTCCTATACGAAATTCCAATTCGAGTTTGCGATGTCTATCCAAGGTTATACAATAAAGTCAACATGAAGCTCAGGCCGACAGATGTAGGGTCATGCCTCGTTGTTTGCCGCCTATTATCAAACCTCTACCTCAGACCAAATATACGTGGAAAACTCTAGaaagctcaaaataaaatttgacaGGTAGAAGCAAAACCAAGATTTAAACTCGCTATTATAAATTCTTTtaacgaaatatattatattaaaggtAGTAAGTATTATAGTAAGATAGGTCTAGCTCTGTAGTTATAACAGAGAATATCAAAGTTTAGCTCAATGCAGACATTGTACTCTCAAGCTCTCATTAGTTCCAAGATGTACAAGATTTTGGCGTAGTTCGAGGTGTAGTACAAGTATAACGTGGACGGACATGCCCCCTCCATGCTGAAGTAGCTCCGTGTTCGTATCGTTAAACGTAATGTTTGGTGCTCTCCGTCAGTAAACACCTTAGCGTTGATAGCCACCTGAGTGCCGGTGAATGCTACATTTCGCcgttcttaattatttatttatttaaacaacaatTCCCGATGATTGCACCAAAGTTAGACGGTGTTTGTTATTCGCCAAGTTCCAGACAGATTTTGTACTCGCGTGGTAGGTTCACTTCCATTGTCTTAGATTTTATTTCTTGAACAGTTTCTATATTATGCTTATTGCAAATAATCATTGTGCTTCTTAGTTTTTCACTAAAATTATCCGTCCGGATGGTTGGaactaaattttaaaatttggcAGTCGGCAAATACCTGATATATTATGAAAAAGTGCATGCATAATTTTGATGAGTATCTCAATAAAACTATTGTATGCTATGCGCCATTGTTATAAATGAAGTACCTATAACAGTTAAGTTAGTATTacagtcataaaaaaaaatagcagaCGTGGTTTGTAGAGCTTGTACCTGCTCCAAGTTTATAGAGGTAAGTCCGTGCCTTGCGGCTTAGTCTTCAAAGTGAGTGGCAATCCTAACGATGCACTATGTTTTGAAAGTTCGCTTATTATAAAGTCCTGTTAACTTGCCAAGGTTCCGAGAAATCCTCCAGATCCTATGTTGTATTTTACCGCAATCCCGTTATCAAGTTATCTAAGATTTCTCATTAAAACTACGTCCGCAACCAACTTCTATATAATCTCTGTATGTACAAAGTATTGTTCATAATAGCTCATGGTATACTAATCATCTTCCAGGGTTGCTATTAACTAAGATGCAACTCGAACAAAATTACTTACTTAACGCATAAAACGAAAACAATAAGCagtcttttattaaaatgagtAGTTTCTTAGGAATAAAGAAGTAAGCATCTAATTATGAAAGTCGCACAAAGAATGTCGCAAAGTAACTATCAGGGACGGCTCAACGTCAgacttacataatataaaagaaaaatacataaatagataACACAAACGTATTTTCATGCGAAGGAGACGGCTGTGGCCTTCACGTTGCAAGCTAAATGTCAAGGGTAAGTCCTGGAAGAGCACGggggaatattttaaaataaaatccaggCAGGGCTCAGCGCTGAGAAAGCTTTTGCAGCTCAAAGTGACAGCCTTTTGTGCGCTTCACTCTCGTGTATATTAAATTGAAGTGTGCTCGCCGGAGCGGGCACGAGATGCAACTTTCTCTCGAATTACATCGTATTCAGATATTTCAATCTTAAACACAATAACTAATATCTTAAATACGTGGTGGGTAGCCCTTTGAAGGTTCTCCTGATCTCGACTCAGCTAATCTAAAATATTCCAGTACATCATTATACCTACAATGAAAAcagaaatgcaataaataaagtCGTTACATTGCTTTGCATGCCCTTGCTTCAATTTATTGAAACGTGAATTATAGAAAATTGTTCCGCTAATAAGGACTAGCTGGTATCTACGTACATAATCTTCGAGATTGATTTGTGAAGGTAACTGTGTAGGCAGTGCCTGTAGGATGCTcttcttatttctatttataaacgACAGATTAGTTTATAACGGAAAATTGTTGAAGAATTTCCATCTTTCAGTTAGCTATAGGAAAGCAAATTGCCACAACACAAGAGTGACCTTATTAGTATTTGTAAGAAGAGAGAATCACGGGGGAGATCTGATCTTGTTTCAAGGCCTGTGCGCCATTAATAAAATTCCCCTTATTTGTTTTGCATATTAAAATTCTGAGAAATAAATTCACAAcggaaaataaaattgttcactTGAAAGCTGTGTAAAAGAATAATTTGCTTCAGGCTGTATAttggaacaataaaaataaatatgtctgTGAAGGTGCTAAATATTTGCTCGCTCTTTATCTTGTCGGATTAAGTGGAACTATAGACAAAGTTTCAGCTCCGACTTAATTGCAGTCTGTTTCTTAGGACTCTCAGAATTGCTTTTCTTTACAGAATATTATGAAcgtttgaaattgaatttcaaAGTAATGAAAAAGGGACAGGTATTATATATCGTCTTCATAAAAGAGAAAATATCAATTCCAACTGAATGTCACTGTAACACATGTATTTATGTTGCATGTTGGTCCATGCTAATTCTGTTAAGTAATAGTGTCTTATAAGACGGATAAcagaacaaaaaaaacagttcCATACCTAGTTAAAACCTAATTCCATAAGTGTAAATTATTACAGAAGGAATTTTTATGCCCTTTacaatttttaagattttattttttgtaacagcttatctttagttagttttataataacttGTAAATTATGTAATCAATTTGTTATTCAAGCTTTGATTCTTATGGAACACAAACAAATTATACACTACAAGTAGTCTCAAATATGAATAATAGAGGAGTGAACCGACCGCATGAAACTATGATTGGTGGATAAAATTCATCATAATGTACGGACTGGCACGTTGGCGATGATAGGAATGTACTCAAAGCAAAACAAAGTCGAATTCAGTGACCTTcgtcaaacaaaatattagacTCGATTTTGTTGACACCTACCTAATGTATGTACATTCTCACAGTGGGTTCAATAGTTTCGATATTGATAAAGTTGAAGATATTAATAGCGGCAGTTCCTAATATTGGTTTAGTCAGTTGAGATGGCTGTATTAGTATCGCGGGCGTAATAGGTAACTTGTATAAGTAGTGTGTTGTCTGTGTTGTCGCCATATTGGTACTCGATACTGAAGACGACTCGACTAGTATACATGATTACGTTGTACAAGTCTGCATAAATAGGCATTTGCTACTTTATACGCCgagacaaaattatttttgaagtttgGTTTATCGTTGcagtataatatatatttaatggGCTTGAGAAGCCGGAGTGCAATAATGCATAGTGCAGTATGCCAATGTTAATGAAAGACTACGCTATTTTCACCTTCGACGTTTCAGTTTTAGGAGAACCAAAAAAACGGCATCTACTCTAGTAGGAGACTAGACGGCACCCATTAATTCAGTAAATCGGCGGAGCTCAAATATAATTCTGTCTAAACTCTTTGCTTTACTCTCTTTCTACCTACTCTTTATTTCACATTCTGTGTTACAATGTCGCGAAAGTGTTGAGGAAGTcgatatttaatttgttgtgtCTATTTGGCCGTATTATGTAGTGAAGGTGGTACTTACGTTGATAACAACTCTTTCGCAGAAGTCGTGGTCGTGTTGTATAGGTTCGAACGTCACCACCCCTCCCTGGGGTGGGCGTCCAGGCTCTTCTTCCTGATTGCACAATTTCGGCAGTGACCTGCAAAAGAAAGTTGCTGTTAGATTACGTTAAAAGTATATGGTACATATCTAACTAGGTAACtaaaccatttaaaaaatgtcGTACAGAAAGAATCTCCCATCATCTAGAAATATTCAATATTCAAACGTCTCCGGATATTGTACGATATTCACGTGTATAAAGCTCCAGGTACGTAATACCTTCCTCGGCAACCCCTCAAGGTTACCTACATCCATGTATGAGCCTCCACCCAAACGTGCTCAAACATGCCACTCGTGTCCTCTCAATATTTCCCAGTTTAACCGCAAAAGCCCTGGCGTTGCCCAGGGTTGCCGTTATCTACTTATTAGTTAAGAGCTACCGAAACTACTGTGAATATATGTTATTTGTTTAACTCtgacagtattttataaacggcCCATTATTTGCTTAATAAAGCACCCTGCAAATGTTAGGAGAAAATAGCTCAAGAATCAATACAGATCGGTTACGTTAGTTGCATTTTTTATGCAATGCAAATGTGAAAAAAATGCCTATTCATGTCCTCTGCAACATGCAAATAGCGTTCATCAAATGTCAAAGCGATAACCCTAAACTAAAGAGGTGCTGTAAAACCGCTGCGTGGCGTCGTCGTCAGCACTCGAGCCCGAGACTCGATTCACGTTGTTTTTCTAAAATGCTCCCCTTATCCCCGCGATCGCTCTTCATTCGGCTTCAGATGCTCTCCACACGAGATGGCTTGATGACGCCACTACAAATGTGCCGATTACAGGCACACTTGACACTGCTACGCCACTTTATTACCCCTTTTTGGTTACTTTActctttttgttttgttcatcATTCAATTTGGGCACACGGGTCAGTGTTCGTCACAATAATGACAGACGGCAagatttagtaaaaatattcaagaaaAGTGTATTTGTGTGTTCGTTTGCAGTGATGCACCCCTACGTAAACGTCTACGTTACTTCGTTTCGAAGATATGTATAGAGCTTATAATCTGAAAGGTTGCGAGAGAAAATTGTcagttacaatattttacaaaatatgactGAAAGGTTCGAGGAAAAAGTTTATTGCGGAGATTGAAAACAGGTTATTAAAGTTAGGTTTGAGAGGCTTTTGAAAGAGCTGTAATACACATAATTTGAGACATAGAAGTACCTATATCAAAACGTAtctatttgtttaaatatttgctgAATCTTGAATGTGAAGGGCTTCCCACGCTATAAGGGACACGGttgcaataaaaatcaaatgtaATAAGCCTATAATCATGGTGTGATTAGATGTTGCGACTTCAACTTGACCTGGGAGGCCACTGTTGTACCTACGAGTATTATATGGGGACAATTGCCGGTTGTGATTGATAAATGTGAAGCATAAATGATATAGGCAGTTACGTAGGACGTAAATGTCAATTCTTTCACGGTCATGCAATTGTTTACATTTCTTTTTGCACGTTGTGGAttttacagcgctttcacacagGCGCACTTTTGTCGTGCGTATCAAAACGTAGCCTGTACGCGCGACGAATTCCGACCGCCAAAAATCTATCGCTGTTAGGCTCATTCGTAAATTATGCTACAAACCTATAGTCGGTAAAAGACTGCTACGAAAAGTGATCTAGTGTGCGATGGCTTTAGATTTAAAGGATCAATACCAGTTACTAAAATGTTCTCAAATCCGCTTGACGGACAGAGAATCGTAACAGCGGCTGCTATTGAAGCTACCAGGTATGTACAACTCGCTTTCGGAAACAGGGGGAGGCTCTTGCATTATCATCTACCTGTATTGTGAAATTTTCGGAAAGCTACCAAGCTACGACAGCCCTAAAGGATATCGAGACCTTCTGTTATCTCATGCAATAATTTAATATCAAAcgcatttaaataatttaaccttaattataatatttcaatcgGGTTATCGTTAAATGACGCCAGCCACTGTGATTATcgcattttgtttaattaaacagAGGATTCCAAAATAACATGATCATTATAGTAATGAGGTTCTGATATCACCTCTCATAATAGTATTGTCGGCTTCTGTGATTAAAATGGCCCTATGCAATTATAATGTTCAGTTTTAGTTCATGACAATATTGTTTATATCACTTGAACGAACGAATTAAACTTTACTGTATTTTAGATTCTATAgtgtaataaattatacaaatgcAAGAACCCAATAAACATTTTGATATGACAGTAAAGGCGCCCAGGGAGAATTTCGGCCAAGGCGGCTGTTTTCGAGCCTAAGGACATCATCCAGCTACGGAGAACGTGTTATTAGTGTTTAAGAATTCGCGCACACACAGGTGCATTCTCTATACCTTCACATAGTATTCACTTCTTCGATCATAGGAACGCTAATCCGCCACGACAAGTTTTAAAAGTGTTTTGGATAATTTTGAATatcatttttacaaaaatgttaaagtggttttattcttatttaattttcagtttttgttaaaGTATAACACGATTGTTTTAAATAGTCTATACCCAATCAATTACAAAGTTCTGAGGTTTCGTTATTTTAGCGCGAatcattcagtggtttaattTGTTGTAAAAGAGTTAATTTAAAACAGAGCCCTTCTTGGCAGTTCCGTCTATTTtcactaaacaaataaatacctattgccgagaaataaaacaaatgcacCAAACGTCTCGATCGTATAAAATCGATGTTGGCGTCGCGGGAGGGACACTGCAATCTATTTAGATAATGCTCGTTTGCTTACCTGATACAATTTAAgaattaaatgatttttgaaa
This window of the Helicoverpa zea isolate HzStark_Cry1AcR chromosome 31, ilHelZeax1.1, whole genome shotgun sequence genome carries:
- the LOC124645328 gene encoding potassium voltage-gated channel protein Shaker isoform X3 — its product is MFAGGGAGFQKQSKPPWESTNTSSGADIPYNRSLPKLCNQEEEPGRPPQGGVVTFEPIQHDHDFCERVVINISGLKFETQLRTLNQFPETLLGDPARRIRYFDPLRNEYFFDRNRPSFDAILYYYQSGGRLRRPVNVPLDVFSEEIKFYELGEQATNKFREDEGFIKEEEKPLPSNERQRKIWLLFEYPESSQAARVVAIISVFVILLSIVIFCLETLPEFKHYKVFNTTTNGTKIEEDEVPDITDPFFLIETLCIIWFTFELIVRFLACPNKFNFFRDVMNIIDIIAIIPYFITLATVVAEEEDTLNLPRAPVSPQDKSTNQAMSLAILRVIRLVRVFRIFKLSRHSKGLQILGRTLKASMRELGLLIFFLFIGRLEFGERLSVPSALSPVCSPSLCPFPSSCLTSTTSTIARLIKRRCSPRTSTTLPVAHTCLAPWASPILVGRTMKRTRFAVTNDCMTVLLFIFVLRGLK
- the LOC124645328 gene encoding potassium voltage-gated channel protein Shaker isoform X1; translated protein: MFAGGGAGFQKQSKPPWESTNTSSGADIPYNRSLPKLCNQEEEPGRPPQGGVVTFEPIQHDHDFCERVVINISGLKFETQLRTLNQFPETLLGDPARRIRYFDPLRNEYFFDRNRPSFDAILYYYQSGGRLRRPVNVPLDVFSEEIKFYELGEQATNKFREDEGFIKEEEKPLPSNERQRKIWLLFEYPESSQAARVVAIISVFVILLSIVIFCLETLPEFKHYKVFNTTTNGTKIEEDEVPDITDPFFLIETLCIIWFTFELIVRFLACPNKFNFFRDVMNIIDIIAIIPYFITLATVVAEEEDTLNLPRAPVSPQDKSTNQAMSLAILRVIRLVRVFRIFKLSRHSKGLQILGRTLKASMRELGLLIFFLFIGVVLFSSAVYFAEAGSENSFFKSIPDAFWWAVVTMTTVGYGDMTPVGVWGKIVGSLCAIAGVLTIALPVPVIVSNFNYFYHRETDQEEMQSQNFNHVTSCPYLPGTMGEPYLISGPIHKKSSLSDDSSSDMMEEEGALVADPHLEQNLRRLQEEERVLLEQQAHMEANGVDDIAALEHQDALRLNHLRQAELQKQQAMLAQRMLRQQALAQGEQAPAHAHAHAHASRREQTARRRATCTVRVNNLHAAEAIETDV
- the LOC124645328 gene encoding potassium voltage-gated channel protein Shaker isoform X2, which codes for MFAGGGAGFQKQSKPPWESTNTSSGADIPYNRSLPKLCNQEEEPGRPPQGGVVTFEPIQHDHDFCERVVINISGLKFETQLRTLNQFPETLLGDPARRIRYFDPLRNEYFFDRNRPSFDAILYYYQSGGRLRRPVNVPLDVFSEEIKFYELGEQATNKFREDEGFIKEEEKPLPSNERQRKIWLLFEYPESSQAARVVAIISVFVILLSIVIFCLETLPEFKHYKVFNTTTNGTKIEEDEVPDITDPFFLIETLCIIWFTFELIVRFLACPNKFNFFRDVMNIIDIIAIIPYFITLATVVAEEEDTLNLPRAPVSPQDKSTNQAMSLAILRVIRLVRVFRIFKLSRHSKGLQILGRTLKASMRELGLLIFFLFIGVVLFSSAVYFAEAGSENSFFKSIPDAFWWAVVTMTTVGYGDMTPVGVWGKIVGSLCAIAGVLTIALPVPVIVSNFNYFYHRETDQEEMQSQNFNHVTSCPYLPGTMGEPYLSGKDDEKDEVCSDQ